The following are encoded together in the Argopecten irradians isolate NY chromosome 5, Ai_NY, whole genome shotgun sequence genome:
- the LOC138323739 gene encoding testis-expressed protein 47-like isoform X2: MAEQAVIGDVGEDVELEQSDGNVSPSPKQDRKKVKKGKQKKKADDRVKFDWPKRNYFEITCEIPTMGLKNLIHRFVYIAKLKQSVDDRTEVGNHYERFFKNLQNVHQSSEVVTGLLLVYLKHVVHIVETSTDLITETVKDIQANINDSSGYFDSSKILIISHDIPHRLYGQWSFRTLDIQAARMESYDSNESTDKIVIDLLTQLLKLGNHLAKTPKQNLKNLMDSLHERVPDLLPQQGVLHYLCEDNDPCIIRPQDYLDMYEKPFDVVLDSELVWPLATRLFPYN; the protein is encoded by the exons ATGGCTGAACAGGCCGTTATCGGAGACGTTGGTGAGGATGTGGAGCTGGAGCAATCGGATGGAAATGTATCGCCATCACCAAAGCAAGATAGGAAGAAAGTCAAAAAGGGAAAACAAAAGAAGAAGGCCGATGACAGAGTCAAATTTGACTGGCCTAAAAGGAACTACTTTGAGATTACGTGTGAAATCCCCACCATGGGTTTG AAAAACTTGATTCATCGATTTGTGTATATTGCCAAGCTGAAACAAAGCGTGGACGATAGAACAGAAGTTGGAA ATCATTATGAAAGATTTTTCAAGAATCTGCAGAACGTTCACCAATCGTCCGAGGTAGTAACAGGACTCCTGCTTGTTTACCTCAAACACGTAGTACACATCGTTGAG ACATCTACAGATTTGATAACGGAGACGGTGAAAGACATACAGGCAAATATCAACGACAGCAGTGGTTATTTTGATTCCAGTAAAATACTTATCATCTCCCATGACAT TCCTCATCGACTTTATGGACAATGGAGTTTCCGAACCTTGGATATACAGGCAGCCAGAATGGAGAGTTATGACAGTAATGAATCGACAGACAAGATCGTCATAGATCTACTCACACAGCTTCTCAAACTAGGCAATCATCTCGCCAAGACTCCCAAG cAAAACCTGAAGAATTTAATGGACAGCTTACACGAAAGAGTTCCTGACCTTCTGCCCCAACAAG GTGTGCTCCACTACCTATGTGAAGATAATGACCCCTGCATAATCCGACCACAAGACTATCTGGACATGTATGAAAAACCATTTGACGTGGTATTGGACAGTG
- the LOC138323739 gene encoding testis-expressed protein 47-like isoform X4 produces MASAMEPEREDSVIEAHRTSLLEVIEDKNRALNKKNLIHRFVYIAKLKQSVDDRTEVGNHYERFFKNLQNVHQSSEVVTGLLLVYLKHVVHIVETSTDLITETVKDIQANINDSSGYFDSSKILIISHDIPHRLYGQWSFRTLDIQAARMESYDSNESTDKIVIDLLTQLLKLGNHLAKTPKQNLKNLMDSLHERVPDLLPQQGVLHYLCEDNDPCIIRPQDYLDMYEKPFDVVLDSELVWPLATRLFPYN; encoded by the exons ATGGCGTCTGCCATGGAGCCAGAACGAGAGGACTCTGTTATTGAAGCTCACAGAACCTCTTTATTAGAAGTGATCGAGGATAAAAATAGGGCTCTGAATAAG AAAAACTTGATTCATCGATTTGTGTATATTGCCAAGCTGAAACAAAGCGTGGACGATAGAACAGAAGTTGGAA ATCATTATGAAAGATTTTTCAAGAATCTGCAGAACGTTCACCAATCGTCCGAGGTAGTAACAGGACTCCTGCTTGTTTACCTCAAACACGTAGTACACATCGTTGAG ACATCTACAGATTTGATAACGGAGACGGTGAAAGACATACAGGCAAATATCAACGACAGCAGTGGTTATTTTGATTCCAGTAAAATACTTATCATCTCCCATGACAT TCCTCATCGACTTTATGGACAATGGAGTTTCCGAACCTTGGATATACAGGCAGCCAGAATGGAGAGTTATGACAGTAATGAATCGACAGACAAGATCGTCATAGATCTACTCACACAGCTTCTCAAACTAGGCAATCATCTCGCCAAGACTCCCAAG cAAAACCTGAAGAATTTAATGGACAGCTTACACGAAAGAGTTCCTGACCTTCTGCCCCAACAAG GTGTGCTCCACTACCTATGTGAAGATAATGACCCCTGCATAATCCGACCACAAGACTATCTGGACATGTATGAAAAACCATTTGACGTGGTATTGGACAGTG